The Stieleria maiorica genome includes the window ATCAGAACCTGCGCGCCGGCAAGCACAAGGTCAATCCATCCTTGCCCGGCGTGGAGATTTATACCAACAGCCCCGAAGACACTCCGCCAGAGGAGTTGGTGACAGAGGTGTACGTTCCGGTGAAATGACACCCCACCCGATCATTTGGACGGGTTCATGTCTTTGAGCGATTTGCCCAAGCGTTTCCGCGAGGCGGCGGTTGTTTTGCGGCGTGGCGTGGTGGTCGTCGTCGCCGATTCATTGCCCAGCAACGCCGCGAGGGTCGGTTGGACTTCCTGGTCCGTCTCGGGCAGACCGATTTGCTCGACCGCGTCGCTGACGCCCAGCACGACCGACTGACGCACGCCATCGCGAAGCCACTGAAAGAAATTCATATTCATATTGTCGAATCCGTTCTTGATCGGAAAAGGGGGAACGCTGCCGGGGCGACACGATCGCTACATCGGCATCGCATCACGCCCGTCTTGACTCTCTTGTCTGCCTTCTAAGATTCCGACACTTTCGACGTCCAGACTGATTTCTAGATCGATGCTTCATCGAGCGGCGGGTCGACCCACTCGAAATCCGCGAAAGGCAAGACTTCCACGCTGTCCTGGCGGATTTTCGCGCGGACGCCGATCATCCGTGGCAGCGTTTCATCGGTCGCCACCGCGGCTCGGATCGCATCGATGCCGCAGACAAAAAACGCCGTGCTGCACGCTTCAGCATCGGTGGCATTGCTGGCAATGGCCGTCAATGACAGCAAGTCTCCGGCCGGGAAACCGCTGCGGGGATCGATCACGTGGCCATAACGTCGGCCGCGATGGTGAAAGAACTGTTTTCCTGAACCGCTGGTCGAAAGCGCCTCGTTGTGCAATCGGATGCCGGCCAACCGCAGCTTGGGTTTGGTCGGGTGCGAGATGCCCACGGCCCAGCCCTGACTGCCGGAGTCCTGACTGCCGGAGTCCTGACTGCCGTCGGCGATCTGATCCCCGCGCGCGATCACGCTGCTGCCGCCGCCGTGAATCAGAAAATTGCTCAGCCCCCGCGCCGTCAGGGTGTCGGCCAACTCGTCCAGCGCGAACCCTTTGCCGATCGCCCCCAGGTTGATCTCCATGCCCGGCAATTCGAAGGCGACCGAGCGGCGATCGTCGTCGAGTATGACGTGGCGGTAGCCCACCTTGGCGGCGGCGTCGCGGACTTCCGCGGTCGTCGGTTTTCGCCCGCGGCGCTGGGTGAAGCCCCAGACGCGAACCAGCGGCCCGGCGGTCACGTCAAACGCACCGGCCGTCTTTTCACTCCAGTCCATCGATCGTCGCAACAGGCGATACGTGTGCTCGGAGACCGGGACCGGATGATCGCTCGCCGCGGCGTTGATCCGCGAGATTTCGCTGTCGTCCTGGTAAACCGTCAAATCGGCCTCGATTCCGTCCAGCAACTCCAGGGCTTCGAGCGCCGGTTCGACCAGGTGCGCGTCCGATTTCGCCAGAATCACGGAGAATTCCGCCGCCATCGCATGGTGAGAGATTGTCGTCAGCATCGTTGCATCAGTGTCCCGTTGAGTTGGGGGGGCGGAGGTTGGCCGCCAAAGTGGTAGCAGGATAGGGCCGTCGCAACCCGATCGGAATCGAAAAACACCGCGGCAAAACACCCGAACCCCGGCTGCGGATTGAATCTCTATTATTTCCGGCCGGAGAAAGCAAAACGATGGGTTGCCAAGATTTGATCTATCCCACACAATCTCGCCTCAAGAAAGACCCACCGAGTCACCGAAAAACGGTGGGTACGGAGCGGTGGCTGAGTGGTCGAAAGCGCCGGTTTGCTAAATCGGTGAACGGGTCAAACCGTTCCGCAGGTTCAAATCCTGTCCGCTCCGCTTGAGAGCCTCACTTCATGAGGCTCCAAAAAAATGTTTCGTTGGCCGTTAAATCCATTGGCGGTTGTGCGGTCAACGAGGAAGACGCGGGCTACACCCCCACGTCGCGATGAGAGTGTAGCTCAGTCGGTAGAGCATTCGACTTTTAATCGAATGGTCCTGGGTTCAAGTCCCAGCACTCTCACTCATTTTCTACTGCAGCTTGGTTTTCGAGTAGTGGACGAGGCGACGAGTCCATTCGGATCGCAAGCTGCGAGGACTCCTCGCGTCCTCCACTACGGCTTTGTCGCCCCTGCGGCTCAGCCCAGCAGCACCGCCATCGCGCTGCCGTCGGTGGTGTGCGACAAGCACAGCACGTAAGGCGATTTCAGTGGTTCGGGGGCTTCGGCGAATGTGATCCCCGGATGCGTGCCGCCGTGACGTGTTGGCGGGATCGTCTTTTTGGCCAGCGACAATGCTCCGGTCGCCAGCTCGATCACGCCCGATGCCGCACCGGTATGCCCCAGTGCCGCGGACACCGCAACCACCGGGCAAGTCACTCCGGATTCGGCCAGCGCGGTCGCCTCACCGGCATCGACTTGCCGGTCACCGATCGCATGGCTGACGACCAGACCGATCTGGTCAGATGTCAATCCGGACTGCTGCAGTACCGCCTGGATCGCCATTTGAATCGCGGTGGAAGCCTGTCGCGAATGGGGTGTGTTCGGCTCCGGTTCTCGGTAGCCGCTGCGAATCGCAGCGGTGGGGCTGAACCGCGACGCCGCCGCCAGCACGGTGGCCAAGATGTTGGCCCCACGTTGCTCGGCGTGCCGGCGGGTTTCCACGACCAGCGATCCCGCACCTTCGCCTCCGACCACGCCGGGGGCATCGGGATCGTGCGGGCGCGACAGGTCTTCGATCGGCAGATCGCCTCGCTCGGGGACCGGCAAATCGCGGTGGTACAGCATCCGTGTGGACCCGATCCGCGTTCCCGTGGCACCGACCAGGACAACGTCGGCGATGCCACGATTCAAATACGATTCGGCCTCCAGCAGGGCCGCCGGGCCGGAAACATCACCCAAGACCAGCGAATTGTTGGGGCCTTGAGAATTGATCGAAATCCCGACTTGGCAGGCCGGCATGTTGGGCAGGTACTTCAACATCCACAGCGGCATCACCTCGCGCTGGGCCGATACTCCGAAGCGTTCCGGATGAAACTGTCCCGATTCGTCGATGCAGCCGCGCATCGCGTCGGCCAGTTCATCGGGCGGGTTGAAGAAAATCTCGCTCCCGAAGACCGCACCGAGCCGCTCTGGGGGGACGGCGCCGGAGTCGGATGCCGGGATGGAATCGGCCAGCCCCGCGTGCTCGATGGCCAATTGGGCCGAAGCGAACGCGGTTTGGATTTCGCGGCACATCACCTTGAGTGCCTTGCGCGGCTTGACGTATTGCTTGGCTTGGAAATCGATGATCGGGGCGCCGATCCAGACCCCGTCGATCGTTTCGTCCGGGGCCGGCTTCGCTTCGCCGTCGGTTCGGTCGGCCAGCGATCGGACCGCGGTTCGCCCTTCCAGCAGAGCGTCGAAGTAATCCTGTTGTCCGATCCCGATCGCGCTGACGATTCCAACCCCGGTGATCACGACGGTTTCGCGTGGCATAGCAGACGACGGGTGTGGCATCGAGGAGAAGTGGGCAGAAGGGACAAATCGAGCCGCGAGTATGATTTGTCGTCGACGCGATGGCTAGACGTGGGGCGAATTCGCTCGCCCCCGCGTGGACGATCGGACCGTGACGCGTCAGAGTTTGCGGTCGTAAATCCGTTGGGTCTTCATTTTTTTTGCCCCGCCACGTTCGATCGTCCCTCGCGAGAGCCGGTTGCTTTCCAGCACCCACGAGAATTCGCCGGTCCGGATCCCAAATTCGATCGCATCGGGCAGGATCCGGGCCAGCGTCACCAGCCCCAGCCCCCAGCTCTGGTATTTGGGCAGGACGTTTGTGCTGACCAGTCTCAGACGGTCGATCTTGCGTTTCCCCAGCCACAGTTTCAGCCATCCGAAGGGCAGCAAGTGGCCGTTCATCTTGATCAGCAGCTGGTTGAAATCCAGCAATCCGAACCCCGCCCCGACGGGCTCGCCGTCGATCTCTGCGATGCTCGTCAGCTCCGGCACGATCAGCAATTTCAACTGCTTGGATTGGTGCACCAACTCCTCGTGACTCATCGGCACATAGCCCCAGGTCCGCTGCAGCGATTCGTTGTAGATCCGCAGAAAGGCTTGGACGTCTTCGTCGAATCGAGAGCGATCGATGGGGCGACAGGTGACCTTGAATCGTCGGGTGGATTCTTCGATGACAAACTTCAACTTGGGGTCGACGGTCGCCAGCTGGTCGATCGTTGCGTCATAGCAAAACACGTCCTGGCACTTTTCAAAACCGCAAGCTTCGATCAAGTCGCCGTAGTAGGCGTGGTTGTAGGGGATCAAGAACGTGGGCGGCGTGTCGAAGCCGTCGACCAGCAAACCGACTTCGTAATTCAGGCTCGGGTTGACCGGGCCGCGGACGTCGGTCATGCCTTGTTCGCGCAACCAGTCGGCGGCCGCATCAAACAAGCCGCGGCTGACATCCGCATCATCGATGCACTCAAAGAACCCAAAAAACCCCCGTTGTTCGTTGTGATGCCGGTTGTGGGCGTGGTTGACGATGGCGACGACCCGTCCGACGACGCGGCCGTTTTTTCGGGCCAGAAAGGCGCGGCTGTCCGCATCGTTGTAGAACGGATGTGATCCGAACCCGCAGAGCTGTTTTCGTTCGCTCCACAGCGGCGTGACCCAGTTGGGGTCGCCCTTGTACAACTCGCGCTCGAGTTTCAAAAACGCTCGGCGGTCCGACCAGCTCTGCACCGGCGCGCATTGGATTGCGGCCGAGGTGGTCGCGGTTGACGTGGTCGTTGTTGAATCGTTCATCATCCATCCGGTTGGTCGTAGCCGATCTTGGGCCGCCGGCAGCTTGCCCTGTCGTCGCGGGGGATCCGTGATAGTATCTTCGCGGCGCGCGTTGGCACACCCGGATGCCCGCGTCAATTCG containing:
- a CDS encoding FAD:protein FMN transferase, producing MLTTISHHAMAAEFSVILAKSDAHLVEPALEALELLDGIEADLTVYQDDSEISRINAAASDHPVPVSEHTYRLLRRSMDWSEKTAGAFDVTAGPLVRVWGFTQRRGRKPTTAEVRDAAAKVGYRHVILDDDRRSVAFELPGMEINLGAIGKGFALDELADTLTARGLSNFLIHGGGSSVIARGDQIADGSQDSGSQDSGSQGWAVGISHPTKPKLRLAGIRLHNEALSTSGSGKQFFHHRGRRYGHVIDPRSGFPAGDLLSLTAIASNATDAEACSTAFFVCGIDAIRAAVATDETLPRMIGVRAKIRQDSVEVLPFADFEWVDPPLDEASI
- a CDS encoding beta-ketoacyl-[acyl-carrier-protein] synthase family protein, producing MPRETVVITGVGIVSAIGIGQQDYFDALLEGRTAVRSLADRTDGEAKPAPDETIDGVWIGAPIIDFQAKQYVKPRKALKVMCREIQTAFASAQLAIEHAGLADSIPASDSGAVPPERLGAVFGSEIFFNPPDELADAMRGCIDESGQFHPERFGVSAQREVMPLWMLKYLPNMPACQVGISINSQGPNNSLVLGDVSGPAALLEAESYLNRGIADVVLVGATGTRIGSTRMLYHRDLPVPERGDLPIEDLSRPHDPDAPGVVGGEGAGSLVVETRRHAEQRGANILATVLAAASRFSPTAAIRSGYREPEPNTPHSRQASTAIQMAIQAVLQQSGLTSDQIGLVVSHAIGDRQVDAGEATALAESGVTCPVVAVSAALGHTGAASGVIELATGALSLAKKTIPPTRHGGTHPGITFAEAPEPLKSPYVLCLSHTTDGSAMAVLLG
- a CDS encoding GNAT family N-acetyltransferase, which gives rise to MNDSTTTTSTATTSAAIQCAPVQSWSDRRAFLKLERELYKGDPNWVTPLWSERKQLCGFGSHPFYNDADSRAFLARKNGRVVGRVVAIVNHAHNRHHNEQRGFFGFFECIDDADVSRGLFDAAADWLREQGMTDVRGPVNPSLNYEVGLLVDGFDTPPTFLIPYNHAYYGDLIEACGFEKCQDVFCYDATIDQLATVDPKLKFVIEESTRRFKVTCRPIDRSRFDEDVQAFLRIYNESLQRTWGYVPMSHEELVHQSKQLKLLIVPELTSIAEIDGEPVGAGFGLLDFNQLLIKMNGHLLPFGWLKLWLGKRKIDRLRLVSTNVLPKYQSWGLGLVTLARILPDAIEFGIRTGEFSWVLESNRLSRGTIERGGAKKMKTQRIYDRKL